One genomic window of Canis aureus isolate CA01 chromosome 15, VMU_Caureus_v.1.0, whole genome shotgun sequence includes the following:
- the PURG gene encoding purine-rich element-binding protein gamma isoform X2 — protein MERARRRGGGGGRGRGGKTVGGSGLSKSRLYPQAQHSHYPHYAASATPNQAGGAAEIQELASKRVDIQKKRFYLDVKQSSRGRFLKIAEVWIGRGRQDNIRKSKLTLSLSVAAELKDCLGDFIEHYAHLGLKGHRQEHGHGKDQASRRRQKHAAPSPPVSVGSEEHPHSVLKTDYIERDNRKYYLDLKENQRGRFLRIRQTMMRGTGMIGYFGHSLGQEQTIVLPAQGMIEFRDALVQLIEDYGEGDIEERRGGDEDPLELPEGTSFRVDNKRFYFDVGSNKYGIFLKVSEVRPPYRNTITVPFKAWTRFGENFIKYEEEMRKICNSHKEKRMDGRRASGEEQECLD, from the coding sequence ATGGAAAGAGCCAGGCGaaggggaggcggcggcggccgcggccgcgGCGGCAAGACTGTAGGGGGCTCTGGCCTAAGCAAGAGTAGACTCTATCCCCAGGCCCAGCACTCCCACTACCCCCACTACGCGGCTTCAGCCACCCCTAATCAGGCCGGGGGCGCAGCCGAAATCCAGGAGCTGGCCTCCAAACGAGTGGACATCCAGAAAAAGAGGTTTTACCTAGACGTAAAGCAAAGCTCCCGGGGCCGGTTCCTAAAGATAGCCGAAGTCTGGATAGGGAGAGGCCGGCAGGACAATATCAGAAAGAGTAAACTGACTCTGTCCCTGTCTGTGGCAGCGGAGCTGAAGGACTGTCTAGGGGACTTCATCGAGCATTACGCCCACCTGGGCCTGAAAGGCCACCGGCAGGAGCATGGCCACGGCAAAGACCAAGCCTCCAGGAGGAGACAGAAGCACGCGGCACCCTCCCCACCTGTCTCTGTAGGGTCCGAGGAGCACCCTCATAGTGTCCTCAAAACAGACTACATAGAAAGGGACAATAGGAAATATTATCTAGACCTAAAGGAAAATCAGCGGGGTCGCTTCCTAAGAATTAGACAAACCATGATGCGAGGGACTGGCATGATAGGTTATTTTGGTCACAGTTTGGGCCAAGAGCAGACTATTGTGCTCCCAGCACAAGGAATGATTGAGTTTCGAGATGCCTTGGTTCAGCTCATTGAAGACTATGGCGAAGGGGACATAGAAGAACGAAGAGGTGGAGATGAGGACCCACTTGAACTCCCAGAGGGGACTTCTTTCAGAGTGGACAATAAAAGGTTCTACTTTGATGTGGGCTCTAATAAATATGGAATTTTCCTGAAGGTAAGTGAGGTGAGGCCACCTTACCGTAATACTATTACTGTTCCATTCAAAGCTTGGACAAGGTTTGGGGAGAATTTTATCAAGTATGAAGAAGAGATGAGGAAAATTTGCAACAGccataaagaaaagagaatggatgGCAGAAGGGCCAGTGGTGAAGAACAAGAATGCCTCGACTAG
- the PURG gene encoding purine-rich element-binding protein gamma isoform X3 encodes MERARRRGGGGGRGRGGKTVGGSGLSKSRLYPQAQHSHYPHYAASATPNQAGGAAEIQELASKRVDIQKKRFYLDVKQSSRGRFLKIAEVWIGRGRQDNIRKSKLTLSLSVAAELKDCLGDFIEHYAHLGLKGHRQEHGHGKDQASRRRQKHAAPSPPVSVGSEEHPHSVLKTDYIERDNRKYYLDLKENQRGRFLRIRQTMMRGTGMIGYFGHSLGQEQTIVLPAQGMIEFRDALVQLIEDYGEGDIEERRGGDEDPLELPEGTSFRVDNKRFYFDVGSNKYGIFLKLKLP; translated from the coding sequence ATGGAAAGAGCCAGGCGaaggggaggcggcggcggccgcggccgcgGCGGCAAGACTGTAGGGGGCTCTGGCCTAAGCAAGAGTAGACTCTATCCCCAGGCCCAGCACTCCCACTACCCCCACTACGCGGCTTCAGCCACCCCTAATCAGGCCGGGGGCGCAGCCGAAATCCAGGAGCTGGCCTCCAAACGAGTGGACATCCAGAAAAAGAGGTTTTACCTAGACGTAAAGCAAAGCTCCCGGGGCCGGTTCCTAAAGATAGCCGAAGTCTGGATAGGGAGAGGCCGGCAGGACAATATCAGAAAGAGTAAACTGACTCTGTCCCTGTCTGTGGCAGCGGAGCTGAAGGACTGTCTAGGGGACTTCATCGAGCATTACGCCCACCTGGGCCTGAAAGGCCACCGGCAGGAGCATGGCCACGGCAAAGACCAAGCCTCCAGGAGGAGACAGAAGCACGCGGCACCCTCCCCACCTGTCTCTGTAGGGTCCGAGGAGCACCCTCATAGTGTCCTCAAAACAGACTACATAGAAAGGGACAATAGGAAATATTATCTAGACCTAAAGGAAAATCAGCGGGGTCGCTTCCTAAGAATTAGACAAACCATGATGCGAGGGACTGGCATGATAGGTTATTTTGGTCACAGTTTGGGCCAAGAGCAGACTATTGTGCTCCCAGCACAAGGAATGATTGAGTTTCGAGATGCCTTGGTTCAGCTCATTGAAGACTATGGCGAAGGGGACATAGAAGAACGAAGAGGTGGAGATGAGGACCCACTTGAACTCCCAGAGGGGACTTCTTTCAGAGTGGACAATAAAAGGTTCTACTTTGATGTGGGCTCTAATAAATATGGAATTTTCCTGAAG